The Triticum aestivum cultivar Chinese Spring chromosome 5A, IWGSC CS RefSeq v2.1, whole genome shotgun sequence genomic sequence TTGCGGACGTGTTTATAATAGGCCGGAAGCATCCTAAGAAGCACCTGTCGATGATCAAAACCGTGATCCATCTCAGACATGCTTAAAACTTGCGTGTGTGGGCTAGCTAAGGTGGAGAGAAGaacctttttttttaaaaaaaaaagaggagagaagaacCTACCTTGACCTCTGCTTTCTTCATTGTTTTGATCATGTACTTGTCGTCGTTGGTGAGGTAGAAGAAGCTTCCACTTTTGCCGGGTGATGaaagctcaaggagcgcatcatcCCCGCATATCGAGATCATGTAATCCGCGGGGTCGACGTCGAAGAGCTTGCGCAATGTCCTGCGTCGGATCACAGAAGAAGAAATTATAGCGCCGTGTTTGGAGACTACTATGGGAAGCAGGTGAGAGACAGCATGCATGCAGCAGACCTGAAAACCAACGGGCAGTAGTCCTTCCACCGGAAATCACACGACTGGTGAGGCGGCGTGTGCTTGGATCCTTCGGGAGGAAACCTTGTCCACACCTTCTCTTTGGGATCAAATGCTGACGATTTGAGATCCAGTGATGTCGGCGCTGACTGCCTTCCCACAGCATGCCTATGCACAGAAATGGCGGCGGCAAAATGGATATGAATGGATAGCCAGCAACGACAGAGAGGAAATGGCAATGGATGCGGTGCAGTGATGGTGGTAGCTAGCcaagaagaggaaaaggaaagagACCTGATGCCGAGCTGCAAGTTGAGCATGAGCTCGTAGTTCCTGTGCCCCTTGGATATCGTCTCCCCCTGCTTCTTCCCCGGCCTTGGCGGCGCGCGGATGCACGAGAGCGTCCGCGACCATGCCCGGTCCGCCCGAGTGCTGGCATcctcgccgccgtcctccccgGTGGTGAGACTGTCAAGGTCCGACACGCTGCTTCTCCGGCGCACGCTCGACACCGACACCCTCGCTTGGTCGGCGCTGACCTCCGGCGGCCGCCACACCGGCTTCTTCAGCACGGCCTCCACCCCGGGCCATGTGAGGATCTTCTGCGATGGCAGCAGGGACACCGTCTTCCCCTCGGTAACCTCCAGCTCCTCGAGCAACTTGGTGATGGCGTCGCGGGGCTCCCGGGGCACGGGCACCGCGGGGCCTCCGGACGGCGGGTAGTAGACGCCCTTGGCGTGCGTGACGCCGGACTCCTGGCACCAGGTGCCGATGTACATGCCGCCGTCGGCCCACCGGAACGTGCCCTGGCCCATGGGCTTGGCGTCCTCCCAGGAGCCGTCGTAGCGGTCGCCGTCCGACCATATCACGGTCCCGCAGCCGTGCATCTCGCCGGCCTTCCAGGTGCCGATGTACTCATGGCCGTGGCGCCAGATGTAGCGGCCGTGGCCGTCCTGCAGGCCGTCGCGCCAGTGGCCGTCGTAGACGTCGCCGTTGGCGTAGGCCTGCGTGCCGCGGCCGTGCCGGAGGTTGTTGGCCCAGAGCCCGGCGAAGGTGTCCCCGAACTCGCCAATGTAGGTGCCCTGGCCGTGCAtgtagccgccggcgacgtcgccCTCGTAGGTAGCGCCCGAGGGCCAGGAGAACTTGCCGCGGCCGGCTGCGCGGCCGCAACGCCAGGCGCCCTCATACATGCTGCCGTCCGTCCAGAGGAACTTGCCGGTGCCGTGCGGGAGGTCCCCGCGCAGGTCGCCCTGGTAAAAGTCCCCGCTGTCGAGCAGCTGCTCCGAGTGGCTGGGCTCGCCGAGCGAGGACCCCGCCTCCTCCTCGTCACCCTCCTCGGCACCATTGCCCTCGGCGGCGTCCTCGCTGCCGCTGTACTGGTAGGCGGTGCTGGAGGAGGTGACGGCGAGGGTTCCGGCAGGGTCAACCAGGCcgtcgacggcggcgacggcggcggggaaggCCGAAGCGCCGCGGCGGATGCTGGTGAGCTTGCGGATGCTGGCCTCCCAGAGACGGCCGGCCGGCGCAGGGATCTGGTTCATCTTCTTCCCCGTCGACGCCATTGGCGCTACAGGCTGGGTGCGAGCGTGCAGGACGCGGCCGCGCGCGGTCGATCACAAGGACGGAGCCGGAGCTGAAGGTGGAACGAGGGCGTGCATGGCGTCGACGCTGCGTGGTCTCGAGTCCGTCGCATGGGGTCGCGAGTTTTGGGTGGGTAGGGAGGGCTGGGAGGAGTTGTCGGGAGGGAGCCGAGCTCGGGGGCGCGACATTTGGAAGGACGCGCGCGCAGCGGAGGCGGTCTGCTCTCTACTCCGTGTTTGCTGCTAAACAATAGGAGTGCAGTGCAGAGGGACACCAACACAACACAATACCAACGGGGGTCAAAATATTGACCTTGCTGAGAAAGTTTACAATGGACTTACCCTGAGTATTCTATGATTTGATTTTTCAGGTATGTCTAGGAATATCTAGATGTGTTTTAATTATTGCAAATATAAAGGACTCAATcaagtataaaaagaaaaaaaaatactcgCATGAATCTTCGTGCAAGATCAATGAGATAGGATTTAGATATGCAATACTTAtgagatgtgctttagcaaaagcAATCACACCATATACATGATAAACACAAGGGTCAATGGTGTTTCTACCCTCACCCTTATCTTGTAAGTGTCTGACGTGTCAAGGTCAGAGGTGGTTAGAGACGTCGAGGACGACGGCGTAAAACCCCACAACAAAAATGTCAACAACCTCTACGCTTTCCTTGCTGATCTGGGCGCGGTGTGCTGCAATCGGCGACAAGGGGAGCTACGACGAGCACCGCGCGCCTGAGCACGCTTCGAGGATGTTGCGACCGACGCACATTTTTGCTCGCACCGGTGAGGCATTTTGCTTCGTCCAGTGGCTACTGGAGCTATGACGGGCGAACCATGGTGCTATGACCGGCAATCACGACGACTTGTGTTACGGCCTCGCCAGCGATTGAGGCGGCATGTGCTGCGAGCTCGTCCAAATGGCATTGAAATCCAGCCAGAGTGCATGGGTGGGGATGGGCGGTGCGAACATGTGGTCCGTGAGGGACAAACGAGAGGACATGAGCAAGTTTGATCAAATAGTTGCCTACAAGGCCATCTAACGTTGGGTAGGGCGACCGATTTGGCGCTTTTGCCTATCGACCGACGTTGAGTATCGCCCATCCAACAAACATAAGAGTCTAAAAAGCACAATTCTAGGGTTTGATAGAGAGGAGGCAATCATGAGGCAGCCAACTTTTCCCCTCAACCCGACGCCAACACTGCGGGTTACCCTGGCCTCCACCAGACTCTACGATGGCAGTAGGATGGGGGAAGGATCTGAGTATCCAGGTCCGTGTTACATGCAATTTTCAAGTTCTTCATCGTCGATGCAGTTGGGACGGGGGTGGCGATGAGAATAATGGTTCATATGTTTTCCTCATGTCGATGTCCTTCCTCGGTGTCGACGAGTCGAAGGATGGAGTGCATATATGGGCACTTGGTCTGACGCGATTATTAGCGTATGTTCACGACGACAATGCCATGTAGAGGGATGACATTGCGTCGTCTTTTCGTTCTCTAGTTCTATCTCCGCTTGATGAAGCTTAGTCAGATATGGCTCCATTGAGGAACTTATGAGGTTTGTGTCCCCCTCCTTTGTCGGGTCGGGGTTAGGATTGTCTTTTGGCCCTCCTCGGCACCGACTTCTCCAGGACAATTATCCATCCAATTCACAGCCGTCCGCATCTTTTTGTCTAGATCGTCCCATCCAATTCGCACTCACCGACGTCTTTCCATCCACATTGTCCCATCCAATTCGTGGTTGGCGGCATCTTTTGTCTGCATCAATGACTTTTCGGCCACTGGTTCTACAAGCTCCTGAGTTTCAACAAGGTTGCTCCGATGAGACGGAGGCCCAGAACAACAACGAGCTTTGGCCACGAACGGATAACTGTGTTGATTTCTTCAAGGACTTCACTGCAAGGAAGTTCTGGCAGATGCTGGTTTTATTTAATGTATGCATTCTGCCTTTTTTTGGAAAAAGATATATCCAACAATAGTACAACTTAGTTCTAAAACTACACCCCCCgtttctaaatgtaagtctttttagacatttcaaatggactacaatatacagatgtatgtagacacattttagagtgtagattcactcattttgctctgtatgtagtcatttgttggaatctctagaaagacttatatttggaaacggatggagtataagtTTGCTGCCCGCAATGACTTTGTCAAGCTTACTCAGTCAAGGCTACTCCCAACATTGTTCGGTCAAGCGAGGCTGGGTCTGACGACAAATTTGAAGGCCAGCCCtgcggcaaatttgacaattttgaccttggGATGAAAATTCAcggaatgaactgcccgtgaaactatttcacagcactgacccttttgtgtagcgcccgccacgcaggCGCCACACCATACGGTGCAACGCCCAGCTCTGGGGCGTTGCACgcctgtccaccgtggcagcccttgGGCCCGCACCCAGTAGTGCAGCgcctctgtcgtggaattgtcacggcagatgtcctcttgcaaggacttgatcatggagccatcgcaactaggaagcttaaaggggttaatcgggacaaaggacacgctaggtttatactagttcagccccttacggtgaaggaaggcttacgtctagttgggttggaattgcttgaggtttcgatgaccagggagcgagatacgctatgcccggttctcgatctcttgtttcttgtcctaagccgccagcgggccgtccccttatatacacgggttgacgccctacggcttacagagtcccggccggctcataaacagtgtccggctcggtgactagttatttTTACCTTATAATACAAGTTGCGCCCTCATGGTGGCTTATTACCATGGGCCCTAAATCGTCTGTGGGCCTTtagaccctttactgaaccgcTATCTTCACATCTTGGTCTCAGGCTTCAGATGGGattctctttgcgtaacccggcccctcctggccggcttaCGTACATaattatatcctcaacattaggccccagattgatttgaaccggttcatgccAATCTTAAAAAACCTTATAAACTAGCCCTTAGTCCTCTGTTTTGTGTGGAAATtctaacccgtcgtgacgtcatcatATGGATCCGGGTCAAATCtctgtgacgtcatcttcaataaattTCATATTTTAATCCATCATGTCCTCCAATGAATCTTTGACTTTATTGACCATCCCGAGAAttgaggcgtcggggccgctggataatgatgcTTTGGTCTCCTCGTTTTTGCACCGTCTTGGTCggtccttccttataaataggcgcaACCTAGGTCCTTTCCCATTCTCCTtcttcagtcgtcttcttcctcgcatCTCCTTTCTTCAGTGctcaagctctgccgccgccgccatcgaacccctcgtcttcatagactccggccgctgcatcaccctgattcggaccagaaAACGACGGCGACCCTCCGCAGCTTGTCCGCATCTGTGAGTTCTTTTTAtcccctttctcagatctgcattggCACTGTTTTTTAGTTCGTCGACGTTCACCGCCACCCGATGCAAACCTCCATTAGCTCTCACCTCTAATCCCTTGCTCAGATCGTAAAAATAACATAGAACTGCTGCGGAGGATGTTTTGTGCTTATTCTGTATGAAAACATATCTCATTTCCTTGTTTTTGGAAGCCCTCCTCGAGTATATGAACTTCCCTGTGCTactttaggtctagaatttttttcctttccagAACATTGTTTGATCCAAAAAAAATGattgcaacttgtgaaacctgtttgttccacacTTAACCAAATACTCCGTCTGTTGACTCTGTTTCAGCCATAGTAGTTCATGTGACCGGTTTAAGATAATACTGACTGTCAGCACTGCCTGCTTTTGGCGACTTAAGACAATTTTCATCATCTTTAATACCTGCAGCTGTTTAAACATTATCACATAACCAcctgtatgtcattaggcccctacttaagccgccatcttagaCAACCCAATAATGCTTAttctccgggttataataaaccggaaaatttcctttatcttgttgtaggcttcaatttactcaatggcacccaaagctgttaaacctccgattacctgcaactgggtcccatccattgttacGGAGAGCAAACTGTCAGAGTTTGTGAAGTCCGGCCATCTGCCCAAGAGGgacgtcatgtcttatcgtgctcctgacccgtctgaagagaaacctcaacccaaggaaggggaggtgatcatttctaccgatcacatgagccggggatttgctcctcccggttcaaaattctttagagacgttttgcacttctttgacttaagacctcaagacatcggacccaactccgtgtcaaatatctgcaactttcaagttttctgtgaggtctaccttggagaagaacccagcctacttCTGTTCAGGGAATTGTTCTATTTGAACTGGCAGAATGAACGGGCCAATGGGCCCAGTCTGGAGCTTGGTGGCATATCAATTCAAAGGCGGAGAGACTGCATGTTCCCTTATGTTgaattgccgagtcatccaaaggactggaaccagacatggttctactgccaagatacttctccggctagCGAAAATCCATTGCCCGGCTGCCGCGCATTGCGCCTTGAACCTActcacccgctgccggataagttGACAGCTACTGAACGCCTGCCACTCACCCCCAAAATCAAGAGGATTAAAGCTCTTTTAGGGAACGGCTTAgatggcattgacttggtccgagtctggattgcttggagaataattccgctaagccgccgccccggcttaatgtgcaatTATTCAGGCGAGAAGGATGACCCTCAACGTCATAACCCTGACGACTTACTAGATGACGTAGTGGAAGCTACAACTCAGTCCTTGTTGAAAGAGGGCACAGTGAATAGTAACGCCTTCGGCTTACTACCTTTTTgccagaagaacccggcccctgcagtaagtttccAGCCATCGGGTTATGTTTTACCATATTAGGCTGTATTCTTACACATAACCAGTTATAACCTTTTACAGGCAAATGATAGCTTCTGGAACACgcaatatgatcatgaggcggccaagaGAGCCAAAAAGAAAACCACCAAGCCCACCACCTCAAGGAAAAGGAAGCCAAGCGCCTCTGAGCTGTTTCAGCTTGATGATACCGACGATAATGAGGAAGAGGTAACCTTTGaatttccctttctcctttatttCTACCTTACTGATGCTAACCTTCTTTCAGGAAGACATGGGCAATAGCCAACCCGTCGAGGAAGAGGTAATTgtaatctcctccgactccgagcttcggtcgcgtcagaaaattcgaagagtaacccggaaagtaagattttcacatcctttggcttaccaagatcctgactttcttttgaagcgacagatttatgagagccggaggcagacccggaccagcaaagacgcggaactctcctccgACTTACCTGATGTGACCAGGAAACGctagactgaggttatctccgatttacaccTTCTTTTTCCTTTGGCGGGTTTCATTTGTTAGCCTCTCAATTAttctgactccaactatcaggatatttcaccttcctccggtgagtctatgcagtccaacatgccagccttcaaaactgctcccggggaATATAAACTTGTTGTACCTTATGCTTTATTTTACTCATATTTGCTGTATTTAACCTGTCTACCTTTTCCACAGTGTGCAAGTAAAACCCAGCAAAAGGGCAAAAAAGAATAAGCCGCCCCAAGAGCCGGTTGTGACTGAACCAGAGCTGGGCACAACTTCTCCTGATGCCTCTGCTCACGAGCCGCCACCTCAACCGTCTCATGATGTTCCTATATCTTCCTCTGACCCGCCTACTGAACAAACCTTCAACGATTCTGGTAACCCGGAGGCTCCTAGCCCCGCCAAGGCAAATGATCAGGAAGTTGAAATTCTCAAGACTCAGTTTGTTGAGCCGGCACAGCCATCTGTACTTGCCAAGTGTTCTAAAGAGGAATTGGTGGAACGCCggaaggccaagctggacgtcactgactatactcatttgagtattggagagattgtctccggctatatcaatcaagtacaaagcagccgtgacctggaaattgacatggtgaagcagatacagcaaaaatctaaGGTATGACTTATGCCAGCTTACTTTCAATcacacttactgtaccagcccccaagtctattgcttatgaataaatatgctgtagacttagaaaaaaTTGTTAGAGCTACTTGCCCGGCTTAAAGAAAAAATAATTGAACCGAATGTAACTCAATACCTTTAACTTgcgatatacattagcccccaagtgccaaaaatCTTTGCTTGCAAGGTATTTGGGACTTAATATTCAGGACCGGCTCAATAATTTAGAAAGCTtcggtatacattagcccccaagtgtcaagtatctttgcttgcaaagtgcttgggacttaatagtaCTTACCGTAACGTTTACTACTATCCGGTgtaatgcaggccaccataagtaaatttgaatcggagattgctGATTTGAAGAATCGCCTggcaactccaaatttgaattcaacgtctctgaacaagagaagttgaagcaaaatttgaatcggagaagaaaatttgggctgatgaaaaggccgcgctggtgacccgggccgagacagcagaggcaTCGCTTGCGGAAGCAACAGCCGAACTGTCTGACTTAAAGTGCCGGATATCTCGAATGGTTTCAGCAATCTTCGGTGAGTGACTTACTCAAACCTTAAACACTGTAACACTCCTTGAATGACCATTTCAGTTGTCCCCTCTGACTCACCTTATGCTTAATAACGCAGGACCCAGGAGCACAAATCTTAAGCAGAACATggtgatcaagctgaaggcggtttatactctggtggaacaactctacaccgggtcacaacgtgctctgGCCGTTGTGGCTTTATCAAACTATGTTCCTTATCTCCTGCAGGATGTGCTGAAGCGGCTTGCTATGCTACCTCAGCGAATCCAAGAGTTAAGACgagcatctgcaagagccggagctatagccgcattaagccgggccaaggcgtggcttctAGAACTAGACCCCGCTGATATTGCTCTTGGGTATCCTAGTTTAAAGGAAGATGGCACCGTGTTTAATGATAAGGATTTCACCGCCTGTGTGAAGGATATACGTCCGGTGGCTACTCTTATTGGGAACGATACTGACCTCAccaagtgtcagccgggttatGACAAGGAGAATCGAAGAATCCCCATGCCGCATTACGACgatgtcagcttgatccctccaacccgtaagcacacctttgcccctgaagtcgacccaaccagtttaatagatgatgaagctgagtttgaagccttgagtggcattgactgggcctcatcatccttccaggacaaaacagccgGCGGAGAGACGGAGAAGGATAACCCAGGGGCTTCAAGTCAACCCCAAGAGTAGCTTGTCAGGCGCCACCTGCTTATGTCATCATAGAAAACAATGcatcattcagactcggggagtcttgtaacaaAGTAGAAGATACCTTGAGTTTTGCTATGCCTCTGCGCATGCTTATGGCCCTTAATACTTGCATAAGCCGCCGCCATTATTCTCCTTGTAGTTCGTATGAATCTGTTATGTCTTTTGCAAAAATACCTTGCATTGCCTTGTAGTGCTCACGGCTGTTTTTTCGGCTTATATAAACCAACCCCTGAGGGTAAActtaactcctgaaaattggcacataTAAGCTCACCTGGTTCTTAACAACCTGATGTAACTAACATTAATTCTGGAAGATTGTAATGTATTCCATTGTATCTTCAAGAGGGTCACAAGATACCTAATGTTGGCActtgtaaaatatgatgaacaaaattcaagggtttctgattcgaatacgatcaatgacccgttccaaaggggttgagctaagattcagatacgatctgttagcccccagtggctgtggcgatgccaatcaagtgggtatcgacagctatgttctctttggttcgaatacgacctatgtttgaacaggaagcccccaagtgaccataagagttgtttaatgacgttgattcgaatacgatccacgtcagacccaaaaggagttaagctatgattcagatatgatcaagaagcccccaggtgggtttggcagtatgccgatcaagcgggtatcgacagctatgttctctttggttcgaatacgacctatgtttgaacaggaagcccccaagtgatcaacggctagattcagatatgatcataagccggccaaaggaaagccggattcagatatgatccgcttctccttggttatctccaccacctgacaaggaaaaacacataaacctttttgggagtggaaaaaaggacagaggtcctactttattgctttagataatatacatagtataagtatatacacattagagacgatggctcaagtataataaggccgaagatgagcgatattccacggccgacgggtctcctcctccgacttacgtgactctttgtgctctcgaacgtcgataaggtagtatgatccattgtttagattcttgctgaccacaaagggtccttcccaaggaggggatagcttgtgcatgttagattgatcctggatgagtcggagcactaagtcaccttcctgaaaggttctggacttaacctggcggctgtggtagcgacgcaggtcttgttggtaaatcgccgagcgggctattgccaagtctcgctcttcatccaacaggtcaagtgcatcttgccgagctttttcattgtcttcctcaacataagccgccacacgtggtgaatcgtgacggatgtcacttggcaggaccgcctctgctccatacaccataaagaaaggcgtgtaacccgtagatctgttaggtgtagtattgatgctccagagtacagaaggtaactcctccacccaacaacctggcgtacgctgtaaagggaccaagagccggggcttgatacccttcaagatttcttgattggctcgttctgcttgaccatttgattgagggtgagctacagctgaaacgtcaagccggatatgctcttgttgacagaactcttccatagctcctttggaaaggttagtacaattatcagttatgatgctgtgtggaaaaccaaagcgaaaaatcacctttttcataaactggactgctgtggctgcatcgcacttactgactggctccgcctccacccactttgtgaacttgtcaaccgccaccaaaaggtgagtctttttatccttagatctcttgaaaggcccgaccatatcaagcccccagactgcaaacggctaggtaattggaatcatcctcaactcttgagccggcacatgggctcatcgtgagaatttctgacatccgtcacatttactgaccaggtcttccgcatcagcatgagccgtcagccaataaaacccatgacggaaggctttggccacaagagattttgagccagcgtgatgaccacaatcaccttcatgaattTCACGAAGGATCTCCTGACCCTCTGCCGGTGACACGCAACATTGAATCATTCCAGTGATGctgtaatgatgtaactcgccattgacaattgtcatggacttggaccgccggacgatTTGTCTTGCCAATGTCTCGTCCtccggcaactctccccgggtcatgtaagccaaataaggcactgtccaatccggggtaacatggagagccgccaccagctgtgcctccgggtctggtattgccagatcttcttctgtaggtaacttaacagaagggttatgcaaaacatcaagaaaggtgttaggcggcatcggcttacgctgagaccccagccggcttaaggcatccgccgcctcattcttccttcaatTAATGTGTTCCACTACATAACCCTTGAAATATCCAGCCACAGCATCGACTTCGCGACGGTAAGCTGCCATGaggggatctttagagtcccacttgcctgacacctgttgagccacaaggtctgagtctcctaagcatcttacccggctcaagttcatctctttggccatccggagaccatggagcagggcctcatactcagctgcattgttagtgcaaggaaacataagccggagcacataacaaaacttgtcacctcgaggggaagttaatacaactccagcccccgagccttccaactgtctggacccatcaaagtgaataatccaataagtgttatcgggcttctcctcaggtgcctgtagctctgtccagttgttgatgaaatccaccaaagcttgagacttaatggcagtgCACGGCgcgtacttcagaccatgaggcccgagctcgatggcccatttggcgactcgtcccgtagcttctctgttctgaataatgtctcccaagggggcaaaACTTACCACggtgatagggtgaccttggaagtattgcttcagcttccggcttgccatgaacaccccgtaaacaagattctgccaatgaggatatctttgctttgactcgatgagtacctcactgacataataaaccggccgttgaaccggatgttccttaccagcctccttgcgctctaccacaatcgccacactgacggctcgtgaattagcagccacatataacaacaaatgCTCTTTGTCAATGGAAgccgcaagaaccggcggctcagataactgcctcttcaaatcctcaaaagtagcattagcggcatcactccagacaaaggtgtctgccttcttcattaattggtacagcggtagggccttctcacctaaccggcttatgaaccggctcaaagcggcaacacgacccgccaatcgctgaacatcattaatacatgccagcttagccaaagaagtgattgccttaatcttctccggattagcctcgatgcccctgtttgagaccaagaatcccaaaagcttgcctgcaggcacaccaaatacacacttctctgggttaagcatcattttgtaaacccggatattgtcaaaggtttctctgagatcagttatcaaggtttccgcctctctggatttcactactatgtcatccatataagcatgaa encodes the following:
- the LOC123106829 gene encoding phosphatidylinositol 4-phosphate 5-kinase 6, with amino-acid sequence MASTGKKMNQIPAPAGRLWEASIRKLTSIRRGASAFPAAVAAVDGLVDPAGTLAVTSSSTAYQYSGSEDAAEGNGAEEGDEEEAGSSLGEPSHSEQLLDSGDFYQGDLRGDLPHGTGKFLWTDGSMYEGAWRCGRAAGRGKFSWPSGATYEGDVAGGYMHGQGTYIGEFGDTFAGLWANNLRHGRGTQAYANGDVYDGHWRDGLQDGHGRYIWRHGHEYIGTWKAGEMHGCGTVIWSDGDRYDGSWEDAKPMGQGTFRWADGGMYIGTWCQESGVTHAKGVYYPPSGGPAVPVPREPRDAITKLLEELEVTEGKTVSLLPSQKILTWPGVEAVLKKPVWRPPEVSADQARVSVSSVRRRSSVSDLDSLTTGEDGGEDASTRADRAWSRTLSCIRAPPRPGKKQGETISKGHRNYELMLNLQLGIRHAVGRQSAPTSLDLKSSAFDPKEKVWTRFPPEGSKHTPPHQSCDFRWKDYCPLVFRTLRKLFDVDPADYMISICGDDALLELSSPGKSGSFFYLTNDDKYMIKTMKKAEVKVLLRMLPAYYKHVRNYDNTLITKFFGLHCVKITGGIQKKVRFVIMGNLFCSRYSIHRRFDLKGSSLGRMTDKPLDQIDETTTLKDLDLNFIFRLAGSWFQEFCRQVDRDCELLEQERIMDYSLLVGVHFKDRCKDSGNADNGTPTTTDEDSEQKRKAQEKLGISMPSRVENIVRNPESESLLIGEPTGEFQDVILFFGIIDILQDYDISKKLEHAYKSMQYDPNSISAVDPKQYCKRFRDFIFRAFAEDVQ